The following are encoded together in the Nodosilinea sp. PGN35 genome:
- a CDS encoding glycoside hydrolase family 15 protein yields MSSAALQEQLDRYYRQVKTVILSRQHPVSGLLPASTAVNVHGNYTDAWVRDNVFSILAVWGVALAYRHLDDDRGRTVELEQSVVKLMRGLLQAMLRQAEKVEHFKERQDPLQALHAKYDTGTGLPVVADDEWGHLQIDATSVYLLMLAQMTASGLQIIFTQDEVNFVQNLVYYIGRAYRTPDYGIWERGNKMNHGKPELNASSVGLAKAALEALRGFNLFGMRGGQASTIHVLTDEIARARITLESLLPRESGSKEVDAALLNVIGYPAFAVDDADLARKTRQKIVDKLQGRYGCKRFLRDGHQAVIEDTTRLHYEPEELKQFEHIECEWPLFFTYLWLDSLFAGDKDQIEFYQERLAALEVERDGVGLLPELYYVPAEKIEAERAKPGSQTRLPNDNLPLVWAQSLYLLGQLLHDGLLKPSDIDPLGRYRALGDHRYPVVQVALLAEDKALQTELATYGLPTQTLDEIAPVQVFPAAELSSIYAEIGKNDKLGLSGRPVRRLRSLTTSRIFRIKGESVVFLPSFLDQQRFYLTLDYHFLVAQMRSELAYIYDHWREPGRPTVTLLLTHAMFQLGRKPIYESPLMALMQELQGDRCDHVPVKLGSLQQLTMTTSLERIDNVNGYQLGSTSVGYAPLWTAYLGFEPDRDGPLSLLEEYDLENETDLDNLLTQLRESNNIYEQIELLATLKHLHGSDFNTGFGGPSHVVTVTDLLDEVYAKASQLEQWGILRRAAGLLGKADITLSDAVTELLVRQKQISVGKSYSEESLIAEPMGHSEIVDKIRTFCGDDVRDHVLTQEILIDLSILIKAEPSLFKGLMTLRVGYLLLLITSELARERDITQDEAYGQLIDLSPFELKTRLRQVLAGFDGLNQSIFRRESLHVKPHNPINWQVVPTDIEPVAEATEAPKPQDWWRKRVIDGEIARISEEFYTQVWEVLKHSRGIVIGNKFDRKNRLDSDRILSEMTPGEQNFERRITHLLNKIQAPEYRHVNLEALREMGEIFKVNPDLYFEDHIYLDVLIGHAVRLGWLDQQPDRIAFYESEKAAAWQAFYRLPPTQCATYIAMGLQFLTVLGETETGGEGLEEVA; encoded by the coding sequence ATGTCTTCAGCCGCCCTTCAGGAGCAGCTCGATCGCTACTACCGCCAGGTCAAAACCGTGATTTTGTCGCGGCAGCACCCGGTGAGCGGCCTCTTGCCCGCCAGCACGGCGGTCAATGTGCACGGCAACTACACCGACGCCTGGGTGCGCGACAACGTATTCAGCATTCTGGCGGTGTGGGGGGTGGCCCTGGCCTACCGCCACCTCGACGACGACCGGGGTCGCACCGTCGAGCTAGAGCAGAGCGTGGTCAAGCTGATGCGCGGCCTCTTGCAGGCCATGCTGCGCCAGGCCGAAAAAGTCGAGCACTTCAAAGAACGGCAGGATCCGCTGCAAGCGCTGCACGCTAAGTACGACACCGGCACCGGGCTGCCGGTGGTGGCCGATGACGAGTGGGGGCACCTGCAAATCGACGCCACCTCCGTCTACCTGCTCATGCTGGCCCAGATGACCGCCTCGGGGCTGCAAATCATCTTCACCCAGGATGAAGTCAACTTTGTGCAAAACCTGGTCTACTACATTGGCCGGGCCTACCGCACCCCCGACTACGGCATCTGGGAGCGGGGCAACAAAATGAACCACGGCAAGCCCGAACTCAACGCCAGCTCCGTAGGGTTGGCCAAGGCGGCCCTGGAGGCGCTGCGCGGGTTCAACCTGTTTGGCATGCGCGGCGGGCAGGCTTCTACCATTCACGTGCTCACCGACGAGATTGCCCGCGCCCGCATCACCCTAGAGTCGCTGCTGCCGCGAGAATCGGGTTCGAAGGAGGTCGATGCGGCCCTGCTCAACGTGATTGGCTACCCCGCCTTTGCCGTTGACGACGCCGATTTGGCCCGCAAGACCCGGCAAAAGATTGTCGATAAGCTCCAGGGGCGCTACGGCTGCAAGCGGTTTTTGCGCGACGGCCACCAGGCGGTGATCGAAGACACCACCCGGCTGCACTACGAACCCGAGGAACTCAAGCAGTTTGAACACATTGAGTGCGAGTGGCCGCTGTTTTTTACCTACCTGTGGCTCGACAGCCTGTTTGCGGGCGACAAAGACCAGATTGAGTTTTACCAGGAGCGGCTGGCGGCCCTGGAAGTAGAGCGCGACGGGGTGGGTCTGCTACCCGAGCTGTACTACGTGCCCGCTGAAAAGATCGAGGCCGAGCGCGCCAAACCCGGCAGCCAGACCCGCCTGCCCAACGACAACCTGCCTCTGGTGTGGGCACAAAGCCTCTACCTGCTGGGGCAGCTGCTCCACGACGGGCTGCTCAAGCCCAGCGACATCGACCCCCTGGGGCGGTACCGCGCCCTGGGCGACCACCGCTACCCGGTGGTGCAGGTGGCCCTGCTGGCCGAAGACAAGGCCCTGCAAACGGAGCTGGCCACCTACGGCCTGCCCACCCAAACCCTCGACGAGATTGCCCCGGTACAGGTATTCCCGGCTGCGGAGCTGTCGTCGATCTACGCTGAGATCGGCAAGAACGACAAGCTGGGGCTCAGCGGTCGCCCGGTGCGGCGGCTGCGCAGTCTGACCACCTCGCGCATCTTTCGCATCAAGGGCGAGTCGGTGGTATTTCTGCCGTCGTTCTTAGACCAGCAGCGGTTTTACCTCACCCTCGACTACCACTTTTTGGTGGCCCAGATGCGCAGCGAACTGGCCTATATCTACGACCACTGGCGCGAGCCGGGGCGGCCCACGGTGACGCTGCTGCTGACCCACGCCATGTTTCAGCTGGGGCGCAAGCCCATCTACGAATCGCCGCTGATGGCGCTAATGCAGGAGCTGCAGGGCGATCGCTGCGATCATGTGCCGGTCAAGCTCGGCTCCCTGCAACAGCTGACGATGACCACCAGCCTGGAGCGCATCGACAATGTCAACGGCTACCAGCTGGGCAGCACCTCCGTGGGCTACGCCCCCCTGTGGACGGCCTACCTGGGCTTTGAGCCCGATCGCGACGGCCCCCTGTCGCTGCTCGAAGAGTACGACCTGGAAAACGAAACCGACCTCGACAACCTGCTCACCCAGCTGCGCGAGTCAAACAACATCTACGAGCAAATCGAGCTGCTGGCCACCCTCAAGCACCTGCACGGCAGCGACTTTAACACCGGCTTTGGCGGCCCCAGTCACGTCGTCACCGTCACAGATCTGCTCGATGAGGTCTACGCCAAGGCCAGTCAGCTCGAGCAGTGGGGCATTTTGCGCCGCGCCGCCGGTCTGCTGGGCAAGGCCGACATTACCCTGTCGGATGCGGTCACCGAGCTGCTGGTGCGTCAGAAGCAGATCTCTGTGGGCAAGTCCTACAGCGAGGAGTCGCTGATTGCCGAGCCCATGGGCCACAGCGAAATTGTCGATAAAATTCGCACCTTCTGCGGCGACGACGTGCGCGACCACGTACTCACCCAGGAGATTTTGATCGACCTGAGCATTCTAATCAAGGCGGAACCGTCGCTGTTTAAGGGGCTGATGACCCTGCGGGTGGGCTACCTGCTGCTGCTGATTACCAGCGAACTGGCCCGCGAGCGCGATATCACCCAGGACGAAGCCTACGGTCAACTAATCGACCTCAGCCCCTTTGAGCTGAAGACCCGCCTGCGCCAGGTCTTAGCCGGGTTCGACGGGCTGAACCAGTCGATCTTTCGCCGCGAGTCGCTGCACGTTAAACCCCACAACCCGATCAACTGGCAGGTGGTGCCCACCGACATTGAACCCGTCGCCGAAGCCACCGAAGCGCCCAAGCCTCAGGACTGGTGGCGCAAACGGGTGATCGACGGCGAAATCGCCCGCATCTCGGAGGAGTTTTACACCCAGGTGTGGGAGGTGCTGAAGCACTCCAGGGGCATTGTGATCGGCAATAAGTTCGATCGCAAGAATCGGTTGGATAGCGATCGCATTCTCTCGGAAATGACCCCCGGCGAGCAAAACTTCGAGCGCCGCATTACCCACCTGCTGAACAAAATCCAGGCTCCCGAATATCGCCACGTCAACCTGGAGGCCCTGCGCGAAATGGGCGAAATCTTCAAGGTCAACCCCGACCTCTACTTTGAAGACCACATCTACCTCGATGTGCTGATCGGCCACGCCGTGCGCCTCGGCTGGCTCGACCAGCAGCCCGACCGCATTGCCTTCTACGAATCTGAGAAAGCCGCCGCCTGGCAGGCATTTTACCGACTGCCGCCGACCCAGTGCGCCACCTACATCGCCATGGGGCTCCAGTTTCTCACGGTGCTGGGCGAAACCGAGACGGGGGGAGAAGGGCTGGAAGAGGTCGCGTAG
- a CDS encoding DUF29 domain-containing protein, whose protein sequence is MRTTTLYEQDFYAWTQRQAELLRAGQLGELDLENLIEEIEALGRQERQELRNRLGVLLGHLLTWYYQPEARSKSWVYSIREQRQEIQRHLKENPSLKSYLSEAIAVGYEQGLNPVGQETPLDPKTLPQSCPFSETDVFEAPIDWPL, encoded by the coding sequence ATGCGAACCACCACTCTTTACGAGCAAGACTTCTACGCCTGGACTCAGCGTCAGGCTGAGCTGCTGCGCGCTGGTCAGCTGGGGGAACTCGACCTTGAGAACCTGATTGAGGAGATCGAAGCATTGGGCCGGCAGGAGCGGCAGGAATTGCGCAATCGGTTGGGGGTGCTGCTGGGGCATCTGCTCACGTGGTACTACCAGCCTGAGGCCCGCTCAAAAAGCTGGGTCTACTCCATTAGAGAGCAGCGTCAGGAGATTCAGCGACACCTCAAAGAAAACCCTAGCCTCAAGTCTTACTTAAGCGAAGCGATCGCAGTGGGTTATGAGCAGGGGCTAAACCCGGTGGGCCAAGAAACACCGCTTGACCCTAAAACCCTGCCTCAGTCCTGCCCATTTTCTGAAACCGATGTCTTTGAAGCACCCATAGATTGGCCCCTGTAG
- a CDS encoding type II toxin-antitoxin system HigA family antitoxin — MDLRPIKTEADYQDALQEIELLFDAAPGTAEADRLDVLSTLVDAYENVHFPVELPDPIEAIHYYMEARGWSPQDLEPCLGSRAWVAEVLSRQRSLTLEMIRKLNQELGVPAEILIQPYSAFQTSA; from the coding sequence ATGGATCTACGACCGATCAAAACAGAAGCAGACTACCAAGACGCTCTCCAAGAAATTGAGCTATTGTTTGACGCTGCCCCTGGCACTGCCGAGGCTGATCGACTAGACGTGCTCAGCACCTTGGTAGATGCCTACGAGAACGTTCATTTCCCTGTTGAGCTGCCCGATCCCATTGAAGCCATTCACTACTATATGGAAGCTCGCGGCTGGTCTCCGCAGGATCTAGAACCCTGTTTAGGAAGCCGGGCGTGGGTTGCCGAAGTGTTGTCACGCCAGCGCTCCCTCACCCTGGAGATGATCCGCAAGCTCAATCAGGAGTTGGGGGTTCCAGCCGAAATTCTGATTCAACCCTACAGTGCATTTCAGACCTCCGCCTAG
- a CDS encoding type II toxin-antitoxin system HigB family toxin has translation MRILSRSTLRSFWESHPDVEEALKAWYYEASHARWRSPADIKNAHRNASILGNNRVVFNIKGNRYRLIVSIRYDTGIIFIRFIGTHGEYDKVNAETI, from the coding sequence ATGCGTATTCTGTCTCGTAGCACCCTGCGAAGTTTCTGGGAATCTCATCCCGATGTTGAAGAAGCCCTAAAAGCTTGGTACTACGAGGCGTCTCACGCTAGATGGCGAAGCCCTGCCGATATAAAAAATGCCCATCGCAACGCCAGCATTCTCGGCAATAATCGAGTTGTTTTCAATATCAAAGGCAACCGGTATCGCCTAATCGTGTCAATCAGATATGACACTGGCATCATTTTTATTCGTTTTATTGGCACCCATGGGGAATACGACAAAGTAAACGCTGAAACAATTTAA
- a CDS encoding alpha/beta fold hydrolase — MVAELVSLSLASLQKHTWNWRGHAIAYTAAGEGTPIVLIHGFGASLGHWRKNIPALAAAGHRVYAIDLLGFGDSDQPEVPYTLDLWQDLLADFWAEFIHTPAIYVGNSIGGLLTLMLLANHPDKARAGAVLNCAGGLNHRPEELYPPLTWIMGAFTWLVSSPRVGPLVFNQVRRKGRIRSSLRQVYRDPAAVTDELIEMIYTPACKPTAQKVFASIVTAPPGPKPDDLLPKITQPLLVLWGENDPWTPIKGAEVYRRLVEDVARPGRVTFHSIANTGHCPHDERPELVNPLLVDWLGTLSKD; from the coding sequence ATGGTCGCTGAACTGGTCTCTCTGTCGCTGGCATCGCTACAAAAGCACACCTGGAACTGGCGCGGTCACGCGATCGCCTACACCGCAGCGGGCGAAGGCACCCCCATTGTCCTCATTCACGGCTTTGGTGCATCCCTGGGCCACTGGCGCAAGAATATTCCGGCCCTGGCGGCGGCGGGGCACCGGGTCTATGCGATCGATCTGCTGGGCTTTGGCGACTCAGACCAGCCCGAGGTGCCCTACACCCTCGACCTCTGGCAAGACCTGCTGGCCGACTTCTGGGCCGAGTTTATCCATACCCCCGCCATCTACGTCGGCAACTCCATCGGCGGCCTGCTCACCCTGATGCTGCTGGCCAACCACCCCGACAAGGCGAGGGCCGGGGCCGTGCTCAACTGCGCCGGGGGCCTCAACCACCGCCCCGAAGAACTCTACCCGCCGCTGACCTGGATCATGGGAGCCTTCACCTGGCTGGTGAGTTCGCCCAGGGTGGGGCCGCTGGTGTTTAACCAGGTGCGCCGCAAGGGCCGCATTCGCAGTTCGCTCAGGCAGGTCTACCGCGACCCCGCCGCCGTCACCGACGAGCTGATCGAGATGATCTACACCCCCGCCTGCAAACCCACGGCGCAGAAGGTATTTGCGTCAATTGTCACCGCACCGCCGGGGCCCAAGCCCGACGACCTGCTGCCCAAGATTACCCAGCCCCTGCTGGTGCTCTGGGGCGAAAACGACCCCTGGACGCCGATCAAAGGAGCCGAGGTCTACCGCAGACTGGTTGAAGATGTGGCCCGCCCCGGCAGAGTCACCTTCCACAGCATTGCCAACACCGGCCACTGCCCCCACGACGAGCGCCCCGAGCTGGTCAATCCGCTGCTGGTAGACTGGTTAGGCACGCTGTCCAAAGATTAG
- a CDS encoding FecR family protein → MQHATRRIARVPGGQALGLAIAIAGSLALAGCEPANTPETAGELPQGEPPAIATIQAIVANPVSVTLAQGEPEPAQVNQTLAYGDQIRTADQALAEVGLVTGAMFRIGGNAALTLRPNQLQLNAGQMITWVQGTLPDPVEIVTPAGIAGIRGTTVFVNIADDPNAPVEFFAWEGEVAFRLAGSEEDVVLTSGQQLFVSPGEQDVEALRQQVQPLDRATAQERLEQSPLINGFSQPLPTRPELEATIDNLN, encoded by the coding sequence ATGCAACACGCTACCAGACGAATCGCTCGGGTTCCCGGAGGTCAGGCGCTGGGCCTGGCCATTGCGATCGCAGGCAGCCTTGCCCTCGCTGGCTGTGAACCTGCCAATACCCCAGAAACCGCTGGCGAACTGCCCCAGGGAGAGCCCCCAGCGATCGCCACCATCCAAGCCATTGTCGCTAACCCGGTATCGGTCACCCTGGCCCAGGGGGAGCCCGAGCCCGCCCAGGTCAATCAAACCCTGGCCTACGGCGACCAAATTCGCACCGCCGATCAGGCCCTGGCCGAAGTGGGCTTAGTCACCGGGGCCATGTTTCGCATTGGCGGCAATGCCGCCCTCACCCTGCGCCCCAACCAGCTTCAGCTCAACGCCGGGCAAATGATCACCTGGGTGCAAGGGACACTGCCAGACCCCGTAGAAATTGTCACCCCAGCCGGCATTGCAGGCATTCGCGGCACCACGGTGTTTGTCAACATCGCAGACGACCCCAACGCCCCAGTCGAATTTTTTGCGTGGGAAGGAGAGGTCGCCTTTCGGCTGGCTGGCAGCGAAGAGGACGTGGTGTTGACCAGCGGTCAACAGCTGTTCGTCTCCCCCGGCGAGCAGGATGTCGAGGCGCTGCGACAGCAGGTGCAGCCCCTCGATCGCGCCACCGCCCAGGAGCGCCTGGAGCAAAGTCCGCTGATCAATGGGTTTAGCCAACCGCTGCCGACGCGACCCGAGCTTGAAGCCACGATAGACAACCTCAACTAA
- a CDS encoding TlyA family RNA methyltransferase produces the protein MAKVRLDALLVERGLCESRQQAQRLIRAGEVQVNHAVVDKPGTAFAEDVELLVKARSPYVSRGGEKLAQAIAEFSIAIAGRIALDGGISTGGFTDCLLQGGAAQVYGIDVGYGQVAWALRQDPRVVLRERTNLRHLTPEQLYSEDDPRPDLGVMDVSFISLTKVLPAFWALLVPPREAVLLVKPQFEVGRDRIGKKGVVRDPGDQADAIASVLAAAQGLGWAYRGLTWSPLLGPAGNIEYLLWLSQAEALPAGPAPSLADLKTLASNARLALG, from the coding sequence ATGGCTAAAGTGCGCCTGGATGCTCTGCTGGTGGAGCGGGGGCTGTGTGAGTCGCGGCAGCAGGCCCAGCGGCTGATTCGGGCTGGGGAGGTGCAGGTGAACCACGCTGTGGTCGATAAACCGGGCACCGCCTTTGCTGAGGATGTGGAGCTGCTGGTGAAGGCGCGATCGCCCTACGTGTCGCGCGGCGGCGAAAAGCTGGCCCAGGCCATAGCCGAGTTCTCGATCGCGATCGCCGGACGCATTGCCCTCGATGGCGGCATATCGACCGGGGGCTTTACCGACTGTCTGCTGCAAGGGGGCGCGGCACAGGTCTACGGCATCGACGTGGGCTACGGCCAGGTGGCCTGGGCGCTGCGCCAGGATCCCCGCGTGGTGCTGCGGGAGCGCACCAACCTGCGCCACCTCACCCCGGAGCAGCTCTACAGCGAGGATGACCCTCGCCCGGATCTAGGCGTAATGGATGTGTCGTTTATCTCGCTGACCAAGGTGCTGCCCGCCTTTTGGGCGCTGCTGGTGCCGCCGCGAGAGGCGGTGCTGCTGGTGAAGCCCCAGTTTGAGGTGGGGCGCGATCGCATCGGCAAAAAGGGTGTCGTGCGCGACCCCGGCGATCAGGCGGATGCGATCGCCAGTGTGCTTGCCGCCGCCCAGGGCCTGGGCTGGGCCTACCGGGGGCTGACCTGGTCGCCCCTGCTGGGGCCAGCGGGCAACATTGAGTACCTGCTGTGGCTAAGTCAGGCCGAGGCCCTGCCCGCTGGGCCTGCCCCCTCGCTGGCTGACCTCAAAACCCTGGCCAGCAACGCCCGCCTCGCCCTGGGCTGA
- the malQ gene encoding 4-alpha-glucanotransferase — translation MSFNRASGVLLHPTSFPSRYGIGDLGSAAYAFVDFLARSGQRLWQILPLGPTGYEHSPYIMNFSTFAGNPLLIDLDQLAAEGLLEEDDLMPLTDVDPERVDFDRVIAHKTQFLKQAHERFLAGRSPEQQAEFDQFCTEQASWLDDFVLFMALLEAHDGKSWNFWEPAIARREPEALQAQREALKPQIQYHQFVQFKFFEQWQKLRRYANDRDIEIVGDISIYVCHNSSDVWADPDLFKLDPNTFEPAFIAGVPPDYFSETGQLWGNPVYNWEKAEKTDFAWWIKRFQVTLQYVDIVRVDHFRGFEAYWQVPAGEETAINGEWIEAPGEKFFTALGEALGTLPIMAEDLGIITPEVEALRDRFDFPGMRILMFAFGNDPDNAYLPHNYSRNTVVYPGTHDNDTAIGWWQQASDSEKQFLARYAGYSSPEAIEDINWLLIRTALASVADLAIIPLQDLLGLDGRSRMNDPSHNDGNWRWRYRSSALLTNALSDRLRAMTQLYSR, via the coding sequence ATGAGTTTTAACCGTGCCAGTGGCGTTTTACTGCATCCCACCTCGTTTCCGAGCCGCTACGGCATTGGCGATTTGGGCTCAGCCGCCTACGCCTTTGTCGATTTTTTGGCGAGAAGCGGGCAGCGGCTGTGGCAGATTTTGCCCCTGGGGCCAACGGGCTACGAGCACTCGCCCTACATCATGAACTTCAGCACCTTTGCGGGCAACCCGCTGCTGATCGACCTCGACCAGCTGGCCGCCGAGGGACTGCTGGAAGAGGACGACCTGATGCCCCTGACCGACGTTGACCCCGAGCGGGTCGATTTCGACCGGGTGATCGCCCACAAAACCCAGTTTCTCAAGCAGGCCCACGAGCGCTTTCTGGCCGGGCGATCGCCCGAGCAGCAGGCTGAGTTCGACCAGTTCTGTACCGAACAGGCCTCCTGGCTGGACGACTTTGTGCTGTTTATGGCCCTGCTAGAAGCCCACGACGGCAAGAGCTGGAATTTTTGGGAACCAGCGATCGCCCGCCGCGAGCCCGAGGCCTTGCAGGCCCAGCGGGAGGCGTTGAAACCCCAGATTCAATACCATCAGTTTGTGCAGTTTAAGTTCTTTGAGCAGTGGCAGAAGCTGCGCCGCTACGCCAACGACAGAGACATCGAGATCGTGGGCGATATCTCAATCTACGTGTGCCACAACAGCTCCGATGTGTGGGCCGACCCCGACCTGTTTAAGCTCGACCCCAACACCTTTGAACCCGCCTTTATCGCCGGGGTGCCGCCCGACTATTTCAGCGAAACCGGCCAGCTCTGGGGCAACCCGGTCTACAACTGGGAAAAGGCCGAAAAAACTGATTTCGCCTGGTGGATTAAGCGCTTTCAGGTGACGCTTCAGTACGTCGATATCGTGCGGGTTGACCATTTTCGCGGCTTTGAGGCCTACTGGCAGGTACCGGCGGGGGAAGAAACCGCCATCAACGGCGAATGGATTGAGGCCCCCGGCGAAAAGTTCTTTACCGCCCTGGGCGAGGCCCTGGGCACTCTGCCCATCATGGCGGAAGATCTGGGCATCATCACGCCCGAGGTGGAGGCGCTGCGCGATCGCTTCGACTTTCCCGGCATGCGAATTTTGATGTTTGCCTTTGGCAACGACCCCGACAACGCCTACCTGCCCCACAACTACAGCCGCAATACCGTGGTTTACCCCGGCACCCACGACAACGACACGGCGATCGGCTGGTGGCAGCAGGCCAGCGACAGCGAAAAGCAGTTTCTCGCCCGCTACGCTGGCTACAGTTCGCCCGAGGCGATCGAAGACATCAACTGGCTGCTGATTCGCACCGCTCTGGCCTCGGTGGCGGATCTGGCAATCATTCCCCTGCAAGACCTGCTGGGCCTAGACGGGCGATCGCGCATGAATGACCCCAGCCACAACGACGGCAACTGGCGCTGGCGCTACCGCAGCTCGGCCCTGCTCACCAACGCCCTGAGCGATCGCCTGCGCGCCATGACCCAGCTCTACAGCCGCTAG